The genomic window TGCTTCTGACACTGTCTACGAACGGTTGTTGAATCGCATGGATGGAGCTCCCGTGGGCGAATATTGATAATTCCCGCCCTTTATCGTTTTTCGGGGGACCGCAGGACTGCCTGACGGTCCCCCGCGTTATTTATGACGTTTTTTTGAACAGGTTATTGAGGAGTCTTTTTGTGTTCGTTCGCAAGTGTGTTGAAATGAAAGCTGGTGTTACAGCGGAAGCCGGCGCTCATGCCGCCTCTCGTACCTTTCTGAGTTTGGGTTTGAGTGCGTTGGTTGCCGTCATGGTCTTGGGAACCAGCGGTTGCGGCGGAGGAGATCGACCGCCGATCGGTGAAGTGGAGGGTACGGTGACGCTGGATGGACAACCGGTCGCCGACGCCCAGATTTTCTTTGAACCCACTGGAGGCGGCCGCAGCTCGTCGGCGATTACGGACGCCGACGGAACCTACGAGCTGTCCTATATGGGCGACGTAAAAGGCGCCGTGGTGGGCGAGCACTTGGTTCGCATCAGCACGGCCAAAGGTGCCACTCGAGACGACAACGGCCGCGTCACCGATCCGGGGCAACCCGA from Roseimaritima ulvae includes these protein-coding regions:
- a CDS encoding carboxypeptidase-like regulatory domain-containing protein produces the protein MKAGVTAEAGAHAASRTFLSLGLSALVAVMVLGTSGCGGGDRPPIGEVEGTVTLDGQPVADAQIFFEPTGGGRSSSAITDADGTYELSYMGDVKGAVVGEHLVRISTAKGATRDDNGRVTDPGQPEQFPSSYNSESTQKVTVEGGDNEINFDATSDK